One Lucilia cuprina isolate Lc7/37 chromosome 4, ASM2204524v1, whole genome shotgun sequence DNA segment encodes these proteins:
- the LOC111684331 gene encoding uncharacterized protein LOC111684331 produces the protein MHKYVWHVAVITIVFCWLQTATARSATNSNTNNYQHANSVTEEVDNSQQTSSSSSTSPSNVWKDLSMVYRLYQQCSAENLSICLKVKLLTGLEKVFRSAKKVKIMEGIQFVKADDTELPTKPLLSEQELEANLPRALEAKEQVLTNMIFKNLAGFLQHHTLQIKFPDIRPDDSLSANTVEGRKKKDKKGGGAYIMIPLLLGGTFVPIAYGALAMLAGKALIVSKLALVLASIIGIKKLLSGGGKESSHEVVVSSGGHSGWGRDFDLAYNGWKPKEAKKTT, from the exons atgCATAAATACGTGTGGCATGTGGCAGTTATAACAATAGTATTCTGTTGGTTACAAACGGCAACAGCACGCAGTGCCACAAATTCCAATACGAACAATTATCAACATGCAAACAGTGTTACTGAAGAGGTCGACAACTCACAACAAACGAGTAGTAGTTCTAGTACGAGTCCGTCAAATGTCTGGAAGGATCTATCAATGGTTTACCGATTGTATCAGCAATGTTCGGCGGAGAATTTGTCAATCTGTCTTAAAGTGAAACTGTTGACGGGTCTGGAAAAGGTTTTCCGTTCAGCCAAAAAGGTGAAAATAATGGAGGGCATACAATTTGTGAAGGCAGATGATACCGAACTGCCTACTAAACCTTTGTTAAGTGAACAGGAGTTGGAAGCAAATTTACCCAGAGCTTTAGAGGCCAAAGAACAGGTTTTGACCAATATGATATTTAAGAATTTGGCAGGATTTCTGCAGCATCATACTTTACAG ATAAAATTCCCTGATATACGTCCAGATGACTCTCTGTCCGCCAATACTGTGGAAGGACGCAAGAAGAAGGATAAAAAAGGAGGCGGTGCTTATATAATGATTCCTTTACTTTTGGGTGGCACATTTGTGCCTATTGCCTACGGTGCTTTAGCCATGTTAGCGGGCAAAGCTTTAATTGTCTCTAAGCTAGCTTTAGTCTTAGCCTCCATTATAGGCATTAAGAAACTGTTAAGTGGTGGTGGCAAAGAGTCTTCACATGAAGTTGTTGTATCTTCTGGTGGCCACTCCGGCTGGGGACGGGACTTTGATTTGGCCTATAATGGTTGGAAAccaaaagaagcgaaaaagactACTTAA